The following proteins are co-located in the Acanthochromis polyacanthus isolate Apoly-LR-REF ecotype Palm Island chromosome 7, KAUST_Apoly_ChrSc, whole genome shotgun sequence genome:
- the LOC110946101 gene encoding protein mono-ADP-ribosyltransferase PARP14-like, giving the protein MEECPPLTVEGDWSPDQNRTAKNKLKLYFQSRKKSGGGECRVESEDGAPRAAVFFSSEEVRERVLNRSDHQIVLDGQNVPLRVRSAAKSTNSDDVSGSLKESKSEDENGASAADTDDCSSAAVVLENVPDGMSRDLLSMLVENVSGVDENGYSLEMILESSRAVVTFSSPQDADRFLSESRTSTKVQKHRLTVRPLEAATRVRLENLPQTAIKDLLEMFFEKNFALPADILMIPEERAAVVSFSHHKAVQNICIKEDLVICSNSVKVYPFYPSLGTALYGKDRPAWKMPDSFTESLHPVVRKFLLMKNLLKSINDQMRPHFCSVDLDQAEVKLSPLPGFLRQNGLTAQQVDGWERSAQDAFRRLMAQYSAFECQANGPAWKVAEKDVRSILKEDGVPVLDASRGVLTVAGQADDMKRIRPPVENIVVKAMSVIERQTNGVSELMPLSPAMFYILKQDGLLRATQDISPDMNLSYNEATQQLTITGLPAEVYKTKAWILERNMNMSKKQLSIPPCLLDFLRTVDPTDMSQDLFTSQGISAIYSIEIKGVFLLGSSDKVLADADTKMKEVLALQTLDVEDQEVMRLPGWMDLKQQLLDTYNSTKKKTVDIQTKSDKVTVAGFRNPVREVSSSLKEFITNFSRVQETVRVDSCAVVQFIDKKKTQDWSSISKDNNVSIQFDPERPRIVLAGARLHVQKARSCFQQLTSALATDILTVDKPGAKKYFQTLGRLFLSSIMTEFNCVVVLRPEGQDEDEEEIYEGGSSLCYCKVKTTSGVLVSVRRADICSFDADAVVNAANEDLQHIGGLALALLKAAGPELQKTSSDYVTKNGPLRPGDAMVTDAYNLPCKYVVHAVGPRFSNYDKKTSVSRLKTAVKESLRQAETVSCSSVALPAISSGVFGFPVQLCAETIAQAVREYCDGPQGQRSLTEVHLVDNNDGTVRDMAAAVNAEFSDLQPTMTVPPPTSRGTGASGGSQRGGGRGRGRGRGGRGGGGGGGGGRGAGLQANRGGLGRPGERRAEQITAEGLKMVLCLGNIEEQKTDAIVNTISENMDLHQGAVSRAILEAAGRRLQAAVRSAVTTATLRYGYVIITDGFDLLCQKVFHAVCPPWDGGNGRAEENLVSIVRFCLVEAEKLRFSSLSFPAIGTGNLSFPRDLVSRVLLREVHWFSRTRTPQHLREVHVVVHPSDSQTVESFSREFKAPNKEVTNVNASPIGQPVGQSQPSAASFSLVSSPSLGVYRMQMGQVTLEVSSGDITKEASDVIVNSSNQDFTLKSGVSKAILDAAGPVVELECSQMVNSPGFQSRPLILTSAGRLPCRGIIHIVGQNDPGKIKEMVYSVLKTCEVNKFSSVCFPALGTGQGGVPPSAVADAMIDAVVEFVRKKQPKFVHSVKILIFQTVMIAEFHRSMKRRQGEEVEEKSVLAKIKDSFTSLFSGFMDEQPSIEDLVLEREEFEPTVFQLCADNHTDVSLAKKRITELIVAEQAERKITDPYISQLSPANVEELKALQKQLTVSIWLDQEPSIHLEGLTRDVYTAESAVRDLIRRVERAENLKSKALQVSKAVEWKFQDHQGVMVAFDMLTNLKLEEALEKRQNVKVQIGNRTFTAYPAKKEATDGIQVVELQRSEMKNEAALPSHWDDMKGDLVKLFDVPTGSQEYKDVKKEMNKTGLTANIISVQRVQNTTLFQNYQLMKKQLEVKNKHKNNERLLFHGTGSNAIDLINKQGFNRSYAGAHGVMYGNGSYFAVDPCYSAQGYAKPDIKGHKRMYQARVLVGDFTQGHRGLITPPAKGSGNTSDLFDSVADNNTNPTMFVIFNDIQAYPEYLITFT; this is encoded by the exons ATGGAGGAGTGTCCGCCGCTGACCGTGGAGGGCGACTGGAGCCCGGACCAGAACCGAACCGCCAAGAACAAACTGAAGCTCTACTTCCAGAGCAGGAAGAAGTCCGGCGGCGGAGAATGTCGAGTGGAGTCCGAGGACGGAGCCCCGAGGGCGGCCGTGTTCTTCAGCTCGGAGGAGG TCAGAGAACGAGTCCTGAACAGAAGCGACCACCAGATCGTCCTGGACGGTCAGAACGTCCCGCTACGAGTCCGATCAGCAGCC aAGTCGACGAACAGCGACGACGTTTCAG GTTCACTGAAGGAATCAAAGTCAGAAGATGAAAATGGAGCTTCAGCCGCCGATACAGATG ACTGTAGCAGTGCCGCCGTGGTTCTGGAGAACGTTCCTGATGGGATGTCCAGAGATCTGCTGTCCATGCTGGTGGAGAACGTCTCTGGTGTGGACGAGAACGGCTACAGTCTGGAGATGATCCTGGAGTCCAGTAGAGCCGTGGTGACCTTCAGCAGCCCCCAAG aTGCTGACAGGTTCCTCTCTGAGAGTAGAACCTCCACCAAGGTGCAGAAACACCGACTGACGGTTCGACCACTGGAGGCAGCGACGAGAGTCCGACTGGAGAATCTTCCCCAGACTGCAATTAAAG ATCTGCTGGAGATGTTCTTTGAGAAGAACTTTGCTCTGCCGGCCGACATCCTGATGATTCCTGAAGAACGAGCTGCAGTCGTCTCCTTCAGCCACCACAAAG CTGTTCAGAACATCTGCATCAAAGAAGACCTAGTGATTTGTTCCAACTCTGTCAAGGTGTATCCGTTTTATCCGTCGTTGGGAACCGCCTTGTATGGTAAAGACCGACCGGCCTGGAAGATGCCCGATTCCTTCACTGAGAGCCTTCACCCCGTGGTCAGGAAGTTCCTCCTGATGAAGAACCTGCTAAAAAGCATCAACGATCAGATGCGTCCACATTTCTGCAGCGTGGATTTGGATCAAGCCGAAGTGAAGCTCAGCCCCCTGCCGGGCTTCCTGAGGCAGAACGGTCTGACCGCCCAGCAGGTCGATGGCTGGGAACGTAGCGCCCAGGACGCCTTCCGCCGCCTGATGGCCCAGTACTCGGCCTTCGAGTGCCAGGCCAACGGGCCAGCCTGGAAGGTTGCAGAGAAAGACGTCCGTTCGATTCTGAAGGAAGACGGCGTCCCGGTGCTGGACGCTTCCAGGGGGGTCCTGACAGTTGCTGGCCAAGCAGATGATATGAAAAGAATCAGACCTCCTGTAGAGAACATTGTTGTTAAAGCCATGAGCGTCATTGAACGGCAGACAAATGGCGTCTCCGAGCTGATGCCTCTGTCCCCGGCCATGTTCTACATCCTGAAGCAGGACGGGCTGCTGAGAGCCACCCAGGACATCTCCCCGGACATGAACCTCTCCTACAATGAAGCCACCCAGCAGCTCACCATCACTGGACTCCCTGCTGAGGTCTATAAGACCAAGGCCTGGATCCTGGAGAGGAACATGAACATGTCCAAAAAACAGCTGAGCATCCCTCCTTGTCTTCTGGACTTCCTCAGGACAGTAGATCCTACAGACATGTCCCAGGACCTGTTCACCTCCCAGGGCATCAGCGCCATCTACAGCATCGAGATCAAAGGGGTTTTCCTGCTGGGAAGTTCTGACAAAGTCCTGGCTGATGCAGACACTAAGATGAAGGAGGTTCTGGCGCTGCAGACTCTGGATGTGGAGGACCAGGAGGTGATGAGGCTTCCCGGCTGGATGGAcctgaagcagcagctgctggacACCTACAACtccacaaagaagaaaactgtgGACATTCAGACCAAGTCAGACAAAGTAACAGTGGCCGGCTTTAGAAATCCCGTCAGAGAAGTAAGCAGCAGTTTGAAGGAGTTCATCACAAACTTCTCAAGAGTTCAAGAAACCGTTCGCGTTGATTCCTGTGCTGTTGTTCAATTCATCgacaagaagaaaacacaggaCTGGTCCAGTATCTCCAAAGACAATAACGTATCCATTCAGTTTGATCCGGAGAGGCCGAGAATTGTCCTCGCTGGGGCTCGTCTTCACGTCCAGAAAGCCAGATCTTGCTTTCAGCAGCTAACTAGTGCTCTCGCCACTGACATCTTAACCGTGGACAAGCCTGGAGCTAAGAAGTATTTTCAGACTTTAGGACGCCTCTTCCTGTCCAGCATCATGACGGAGTTCAACTGTGTGGTGGTGCTTCGCCCAGAGGGCCAGGACGAAGACGAGGAAGAAATCTACGAAGGAGGAAGCAGCCTTTGTTACTGCAAAGTGAAGACCACCAGTGGAGTTCTGGTTTCTGTCAGGAGAGCAGACATCTGTAGCTTCGACGCCGACGCTGTGGTCAACGCAGCCAATGAGGACTTGCAGCACATTGGCGGTTTGGCTTTGGCTCTGCTGAaagctgcaggaccagagctgcagaaaacaaGCAGCGACTACGTGACTAAAAACGGGCCTCTGCGTCCGGGTGAtgccatggtaacagatgcgTACAACCTGCCCTGTAAGTACGTCGTGCACGCTGTCGGTCCGCGGTTCTCCAACTATGACAAGAAGACTTCGGTGTCGCGACTGAAGACCGCCGTCAAAGAAAGTCTGAGACAAGCGGAGACGGTGAGCTGCTCCTCCGTCGCCCTGCCGGCCATCAGCTCGGGGGTGTTTGGATTTCCTGTGCAGCTCTGTGCCGAGACCATCGCCCAGGCGGTGCGAGAATACTGCGACGGTCCACAAGGTCAGCGGTCCCTAACCGAGGTTCACCTGGTGGACAACAACGATGGCACCGTCAGGGACATGGCCGCCGCCGTCAACGCAGAGTTCAGCGACCTCCAACCGACCATGACCGTCCCACCGCCGACCAGCAGAGGCACCGGGGCTTCTGG TGGTTCTCAGCGTGGTGGAGGCCGAGGTAgaggacgaggaagaggaggaagaggaggaggaggaggaggaggaggaggtagaggagcTGGACTTCAGGCTAACAGAGGAGGACTAGGTCGGCCTGGAGAACG aagGGCGGAGCAGATCACTGCTGAGGGGCTGAAGATGGTTCTCTGTCTGGGGAACATCGAGGAACAGAAG ACCGACGCCATCGTCAACACCATCTCAGAGAACATGGACCTCCACCAGGGCGCCGTTTCCAGGGCGATCCTGGAGGCGGCCGGGCGGCGGCTGCAGGCGGCGGTTCGCTCTGCGGTCACCACGGCGACGCTGCGCTACGGCTACGTCATCATCACTGACGGTTTCGATCTCTTATGTCAGAAAGTGTTTCACGCTGTTTGTCCTCCCTGGGACGGTGGAAACGGACGGGCCGAGGAG AACCTGGTGTCCATCGTCCGGTTCTGTCTGGTCGAGGCAGAGAAGCTCCGGTTTTCCTCGCTGTCCTTCCCGGCCATCGGAACCGGAAACCTGAGCTTCCCCAGAGACCTGGTCTCCAGAGTCCTGCTGAGGGAGGTCCACTGGTTCAGCCGGACCAGAACCCCCCAACACCTGAGGGAGGTTCACGTGGTGGTTCACCCCAGCGACAGCCAGACTGTGGAG TCTTTCAGCAGAGAGTTTAAAGCTCCGAACAAGGAAGTCACCAACGTCAACGCATCACCGATTGGTCAACCAGTCGGCCAATCACAGCCCTCGGCAG CCTCCTTCAGCCTGGTGTCGTCTCCGTCCCTCGGTGTGTATCGGATGCAGATGGGTCAGGTGACCCTGGAGGTGTCATCTGGTGACATCACCAAGGAGGCCAGTGATGTCATCGTCAACTCCTCCAATCAGGACTTCACCCTGAAGTCAG GAGTTTCCAAGGCGATCTTAGACGCTGCCGGACCAGTCGTGGAGCTGGAATGTAGTCAGATGG TGAACTCTCCGGGTTTCCAGTCTCGTCCTTTGATCCTGACGTCGGCCGGCCGGCTGCCCTGCCGGGGTATCATCCATATTGTCGGCCAGAACGACCCGGGGAAGATTAAAGAAATGGTCTACTCAGTGCTGAAGACCTGCGAGGTCAACAAGTTCAGCTCCGTCTGCTTCCCGGCGCTCGGAACAG GTCAGGGCGGCGTCCCCCCGTCGGCTGTGGCCGACGCCATGATCGACGCTGTGGTGGAGTTTGTGAGGAAGAAGCAGCCAAAGTTCGTCCACAGCGTGAAGATCCTGATCTTCCAGACGGTCATGATTGCTGAGTTCCACCGCAGCATGAAGAGGAGGCAGGgcgaggaggtggaggagaagagtGTCCTCGCCAAGATCAAAG ACAGTTTCACGTCTCTGTTCTCTGGATTCATGGACGAGCAGCCCAGCATCGAGGACCTGGTCCTGGAGAGGGAAGAGTTCGAGCCCACAGTGTTCCAGCTGTGTGCCGACAACCACACG GACGTGAGTCTGGCCAAGAAACGCATCACGGAGCTGATTGTGGCCGAGCAGGCAGAGAGGAAAATCACTGATCCGTACATCAGCCAGCTGTCTCCGGCCAACGTGGAGGAGCTGAAGGCCCTGCAGAAACAGCTGACGGTCAGCATCTGGCTGGACCAGGAGCCCAGCATCCACCTGGAGGGTCTGACCAGGGACGTGTACACCGCTGAGTCCGCTGTCAG AGACCTCATCCGGAGGGTGGAGAGGGCAGAGAACCTGAAGAGCAAAGCTCTGCAGGTTAGCAAAGCGGTGGAGTGGAAGTTCCAGGACCATCAGGGAGTCATGGTGGCCTTCGACATGCTCACCAACCTCAAGCTGGAGGAGGCTCTGGAGAAGAGGCAGAATGTGAAGGTCCAGATCGGCAACCGGACTTTCACTGCTTACCCAGCGAAGAAAGAAGCAACCGATGGCATCCAGGTGGTGGAGCTCCAAAGGAGTGAGATGAAAA ATGAAGCCGCTCTGCCGTCGCATTGGGACGACATGAAGGGCGACTTGGTGAAGCTGTTCGATGTGCCTACAGGATCACAAGAATACAAGGACGTGAAGAAGGAGATGAATAAGACCGGCCTCACTGCAAACATCATCAGT GTCCAGCGGGTCCAGAACACAACGCTGTTCCAGAACTACCAGCTGATGAAGAAACAGCTGGAGGTGAAGAACAAACACAAGAACAACGAGCGGCTGCTGTTTCACGGAACCGGATCCAACGCCATCGACCTGATCAACAAGCAGGGCTTCAACCGCAGCTACGCAGGAGCTCACg GTGTAATGTACGGTAACGGATCGTACTTTGCGGTGGATCCCTGCTATTCGGCTCAGGGCTATGCCAAACCTGACATCAAAGGCCACAAGCGCATGTACCAGGCCCGGGTTCTGGTCGGAGACTTCACACAAGGCCACCGTGGCCTCATCACTCCCCCGGCCAAAGGTTCTGGAAACACCTCCGACCTGTTTGATAGCGTTGCCGACAACAATACCAACCCAACCATGTTCGTGATCTTCAACGACATCCAGGCATACCCAGAATACCTCATCACCTTCACCTGA